From the genome of Panthera uncia isolate 11264 chromosome B3 unlocalized genomic scaffold, Puncia_PCG_1.0 HiC_scaffold_2, whole genome shotgun sequence:
GTTCGCGGGGAGGAGCCTGTCTTTGTTGTGACGGGCAGGAAGGAGGATGTGGCCATGGCTCGGAGGGAGATCATCTCCGCCGCGGAGCACTTCTCCATGATCCGCGCCTCGCGGAATAAGAACACGGCGCTCAACGGCGCAGTGCCCGGGCCGCCCAACCTGCCTGGACAGACCACCATCCAGGTGCGGGTGCCCTATCGCGTGGTGGGGCTCGTGGTGGGGCCCAAGGGCGCCACGATCAAGCGCATCCAGCAGCAGACGCACACGTACATCGTGACGCCCAGCCGAGACAAGGAGCCGGTGTTCGAGGTGACCGGCATGCCTGAGAACGTGGACCGAGCTCGCGAGGAGATCGAGGCGCACATCGCCCTGCGCACGGGCGGTATCATTGAGCTCACGGATGAGAACGACTTCCACGCCAACGGCACGGATGTGGGCTTTGATCTGCATCACGGGTCCGGCGGGTCCGGCCCGGGCAGCCTCTGGAGCAAGCCCACCCCCAGCATCACGCCCACCCCCGGCCGCAAGCCCTTCTCTAGCTACCGCAACGACAGCTCCAGCTCGCTCGGCAGCGCCTCCACAGACTCTTACTTCGGCGGGGGGACCGGCGGCAGCACAGCCGCCACCCCGCGCCTAGCGGACTACAGCCCCCCCAGCCCCGCGCTCAGCTTCGCCCACAACGGGAACAACAACAACGGCAATGGATACACCTACGCGGCGGGGGAAGCTTCCGTGCCTTCCCCCGACGGCTGTCCCGAGCTACCGCCCACCTTCgacccggcccccgcccccccgcctgGGGCGCCCCTGCTCTGGGCGCAGTTCGAGCGGTCCCCGGGGGGCGGACCTGCGGCGCCCGTGtcctcttcctgctcttcctccGCGTCTTCTTCCGCTTCGTCCTCCTCGGTGGTCTTTCCCGGGGGCGGCGCCAGCGCGCCCTCCAATGCCAACCTGGGGCTGCTGGTGCACCGCCGGCTGCACCCGGGCACCAGCTGCCCGCGCCTGTCCCCGCCCTTGCACATGGCGCCGGGGACGGGCGAGCACCACCTGGCGCGCCGGGTGCGCAGCGACCCGGGCGGAGGGGGCCTGACCTACGCCGCCTATGCCAACGGGCTGGGGGCGCAGCTGCCGGGCCTGCAGCCGTCGGACACCTCCGGCTCGTCGTCGTCGtccagctcctcctccagctcctcctcctcgtcGTCGGGGCTGCGGCGGAAGGGCAGCCGCGACTGCTCCGTGTGCTTCGAGAGCGAGGTGATCGCCGCGCTCGTGCCCTGCGGCCACAACCTCTTCTGCATGGAGTGCGCCAACCGCATCTGCGAGAAGAGCGAGCCCGAGTGCCCGGTCTGCCACACCGCGGTCACTCAGGCCATCCGCATCTTCTCCTGAAGGCGGCGCGCGCCTGCGCGCACcccgcggggagggggggggagaagggggacccccccccccccccccccccccccccccccNNNNNNNNNNNNNNNNNNNNNNNNNNNNNNNNNNNNNNNNNNNNNNNNNNNNNNNNNNNNNNNNNNNNNNNNNNNNNNNNNNNNNNNNNNNNNNNNNNNNccccccccccccccccccccccccgtccgcGCCCACCCGCCGCCTTGGTgccccaccttctcctccccgCCCTGCTCTCACTCTGAGGTCCAGAGGAGCTTGGAAAGCTGTAGTATccgctcatttttaaaatgtaatttttaaacaaaggaacTTGCCAGGATATCTGCATCAAGAGTACTGTAGCCTGGGAAGCCTCTGATCTGAACCACCTGAAATGCA
Proteins encoded in this window:
- the MEX3B gene encoding RNA-binding protein MEX3B — its product is MPSSLFAELERNGSGGGGGGGGGGGGGGGGGGGGETLDDQRALQLALDQLSLLGLDSDEGASLYDSEPRKKSVNMTECVPVPSSEHVAEIVGRQGCKIKALRAKTNTYIKTPVRGEEPVFVVTGRKEDVAMARREIISAAEHFSMIRASRNKNTALNGAVPGPPNLPGQTTIQVRVPYRVVGLVVGPKGATIKRIQQQTHTYIVTPSRDKEPVFEVTGMPENVDRAREEIEAHIALRTGGIIELTDENDFHANGTDVGFDLHHGSGGSGPGSLWSKPTPSITPTPGRKPFSSYRNDSSSSLGSASTDSYFGGGTGGSTAATPRLADYSPPSPALSFAHNGNNNNGNGYTYAAGEASVPSPDGCPELPPTFDPAPAPPPGAPLLWAQFERSPGGGPAAPVSSSCSSSASSSASSSSVVFPGGGASAPSNANLGLLVHRRLHPGTSCPRLSPPLHMAPGTGEHHLARRVRSDPGGGGLTYAAYANGLGAQLPGLQPSDTSGSSSSSSSSSSSSSSSSGLRRKGSRDCSVCFESEVIAALVPCGHNLFCMECANRICEKSEPECPVCHTAVTQAIRIFS